The following proteins are co-located in the Micromonospora viridifaciens genome:
- the aroQ gene encoding type II 3-dehydroquinate dehydratase: protein MRVYVLNGPNLGRLGTRQVDVYGLTSYADLVTMCVDTGRELGLDVVVRQTDAEHELLGWLHEAADEGAAVVLNPAAWSHYSIAVRDACALLRAPLIEVHISNIHAREEFRHHSVVSAVATGVICGLGVDGYRLALRHLATRLAAEA from the coding sequence ATGAGGGTGTACGTGCTCAACGGGCCGAACCTGGGCCGGCTCGGCACCCGCCAGGTCGACGTGTACGGCCTGACCAGCTACGCCGACCTGGTGACCATGTGCGTGGACACCGGCCGGGAGCTGGGGCTGGACGTGGTGGTCCGGCAGACCGACGCCGAGCACGAGCTGCTGGGGTGGCTGCACGAGGCGGCCGACGAGGGCGCGGCGGTGGTGCTCAACCCGGCCGCCTGGTCGCACTACTCGATCGCGGTCCGGGACGCCTGCGCGCTGCTCCGTGCCCCGCTGATCGAGGTGCACATCTCCAACATCCACGCCCGGGAGGAGTTCCGGCACCACTCGGTGGTCTCCGCCGTGGCGACCGGGGTGATCTGCGGCCTCGGCGTCGACGGCTACCGGCTGGCCCTGCGCCACCTGGCCACCCGGCTGGCCGCCGAGGCGTAA
- the nusB gene encoding transcription antitermination factor NusB, which yields MPARRKARRRALEVLFEADLRDQPPVEVLAGYLERIEKPHPEHLGYAVRLVEGVAAHLDRIDELIGSYAEGWTLDRMPVVDRNLARIAVYELLYVDEVDDPVAITEAVELAKQLSTDESPRFLNGILDRIAEYTTR from the coding sequence ATGCCGGCGCGCCGCAAGGCGCGCAGACGGGCGCTGGAGGTGCTCTTCGAGGCCGACCTGCGCGACCAGCCCCCGGTGGAGGTGCTGGCCGGCTACCTCGAGCGGATCGAGAAGCCCCACCCCGAGCACCTGGGCTACGCGGTGCGGCTGGTCGAGGGGGTCGCCGCGCACCTCGACCGGATCGACGAGCTGATCGGCAGCTACGCCGAGGGCTGGACGCTGGACCGGATGCCGGTGGTCGACCGCAACCTGGCCCGGATCGCGGTCTACGAGCTGCTCTACGTCGACGAGGTCGACGACCCGGTGGCGATCACCGAGGCCGTCGAGCTGGCCAAGCAGTTGTCGACCGACGAGTCGCCGCGTTTCCTCAACGGCATCCTCGACCGGATCGCCGAGTACACCACTCGCTGA
- the aroC gene encoding chorismate synthase — translation MLRWLTAGESHGPALVALLEGVPAGIELTTGEISGELARRRLGYGRGARMSFEQDEVEIIGGLRHGVTLGSPVAIRVGNSEWPKWRTVMAADPVDPEELAGQARNAPLTRPRPGHADLAGMQKYGHTDARPILERASARETAARVAVGTVAKALVRQALGVEIVSHVVELGPVAVKPGLRATPEDAARIDADPLRCLDPEASARMVAAVDAAKKAADTLGGVVEVLAYGVPPGLGSHVQWDRKLDARLATALMSIQAIKGVEIGDGWQQARSRGSEAHDEIIPTAAGVRRVTDRAGGLEGGITTGEPLRVKAAMKPISSLNRALSTVDVATGDPATAINQRSDVCAVPAAAVVAEAMVALVLAEAAVEKFGGDSVAEMRRNLAGYLDALVVK, via the coding sequence GTGTTGCGCTGGCTGACTGCAGGTGAATCGCACGGACCCGCCCTCGTCGCGCTGCTGGAGGGGGTGCCCGCCGGCATCGAGCTGACCACCGGGGAGATCTCCGGCGAGCTGGCCCGGCGCCGGCTCGGCTACGGCCGGGGCGCCCGGATGTCGTTCGAGCAGGACGAGGTCGAGATCATCGGCGGCCTGCGGCACGGCGTCACCCTGGGCAGCCCGGTGGCGATCCGGGTCGGCAACTCGGAGTGGCCCAAGTGGCGCACCGTGATGGCCGCCGACCCGGTCGACCCGGAGGAGTTGGCCGGGCAGGCCCGCAACGCCCCGCTCACCCGCCCCCGCCCGGGTCACGCCGACCTGGCCGGCATGCAGAAGTACGGCCACACCGACGCCCGGCCGATCCTGGAGCGGGCCAGCGCCCGGGAGACCGCCGCCCGGGTCGCCGTCGGCACCGTCGCCAAGGCCCTGGTGCGGCAGGCGCTCGGCGTCGAGATCGTCTCCCACGTGGTGGAGCTGGGCCCGGTCGCCGTCAAGCCCGGCCTGCGCGCGACCCCCGAGGACGCGGCCCGGATCGACGCCGACCCGCTGCGCTGCCTCGACCCGGAGGCCAGCGCCCGGATGGTCGCCGCGGTCGACGCCGCGAAGAAGGCCGCCGACACGCTCGGCGGCGTGGTCGAGGTGCTGGCGTACGGGGTGCCGCCGGGCCTGGGCAGCCACGTGCAGTGGGACCGGAAGCTGGACGCCCGGCTCGCCACCGCGCTGATGTCGATCCAGGCGATCAAGGGCGTGGAGATCGGCGACGGCTGGCAGCAGGCCCGCTCCCGGGGCTCCGAGGCGCACGACGAGATCATCCCGACCGCCGCCGGGGTGCGGCGGGTGACCGACCGGGCCGGGGGGCTGGAGGGCGGCATCACCACCGGCGAGCCGCTGCGGGTGAAGGCGGCGATGAAGCCGATCTCCTCGCTGAACCGGGCGCTGTCCACCGTCGACGTCGCCACCGGCGATCCCGCCACCGCGATCAACCAGCGTTCCGACGTCTGCGCCGTGCCGGCGGCGGCGGTGGTCGCCGAGGCGATGGTGGCCCTGGTGCTGGCCGAGGCGGCGGTGGAGAAGTTCGGCGGCGACTCGGTCGCCGAGATGCGCCGCAACCTTGCCGGCTACCTGGACGCACTGGTGGTGAAATGA
- a CDS encoding sulfotransferase domain-containing protein, protein MTMLRDRVKALVPAPVVSGVRSSLVRYGERTSDRRPLPDFLVIGTKRGGTTSLWRYLLAHPLVPRLFPAWNTKTSHYFEDAYSRGEAWYRSHFPTQRQRRALERRHGGPTRAGEAAPLYMFHPLAPARVAELIPAVKLIVLLRDPVERAYSHWKERRTEGVEPLGFAAALAAEAERTAGEREKLIGDPTYVSHAYDWYSYRSRGRYLEHLEPWLERFDRGQLLILPSETFYRQPAATYARVLDFLGLPPYQLDRYEVFNDRRSGAMDPAVRDELTRYYAPYNQALAGRLGMSFDWRC, encoded by the coding sequence ATGACGATGCTGCGGGACCGGGTGAAGGCGCTGGTGCCCGCTCCGGTGGTGAGCGGGGTGCGCAGCTCGCTGGTGCGGTACGGGGAACGGACCAGCGACCGGCGACCGCTGCCGGACTTCCTGGTCATCGGCACCAAGCGGGGCGGGACCACCTCGCTCTGGCGTTACCTGCTGGCGCACCCGCTGGTGCCGCGGCTCTTCCCGGCGTGGAACACCAAGACGTCGCACTACTTCGAGGACGCCTATTCCCGGGGCGAGGCCTGGTACCGCTCGCACTTCCCGACGCAGCGGCAGCGGCGGGCCCTGGAACGCCGGCACGGCGGGCCGACCCGGGCGGGGGAGGCGGCGCCGCTGTACATGTTCCACCCCCTCGCCCCGGCCCGGGTGGCCGAGCTGATCCCGGCCGTGAAGCTCATCGTGCTGCTGCGCGACCCGGTGGAGCGGGCGTACTCGCACTGGAAGGAACGGCGCACCGAGGGCGTGGAACCGCTCGGCTTCGCCGCGGCCCTTGCCGCCGAGGCGGAGCGTACGGCGGGGGAGCGGGAGAAGCTGATCGGCGACCCGACGTACGTCAGCCACGCCTACGACTGGTACAGCTACCGCTCCCGGGGCCGGTATCTGGAGCACCTGGAGCCGTGGCTGGAGCGGTTCGACCGGGGGCAGTTGCTCATCCTGCCCAGCGAGACGTTCTACCGGCAGCCGGCCGCCACGTACGCGCGGGTGCTGGACTTCCTCGGGCTGCCGCCGTACCAGCTCGACCGGTACGAGGTGTTCAACGACCGGCGCAGCGGCGCCATGGACCCGGCGGTCCGGGACGAGCTGACCCGGTACTACGCGCCGTACAACCAGGCCCTCGCCGGCCGGCTGGGCATGAGCTTCGACTGGCGGTGTTGA
- a CDS encoding lipopolysaccharide biosynthesis protein, whose amino-acid sequence MSGGTAAPGVAATDGERELRRSTRSGGVGLLGAAVNGLLGFVLTVVIVRGLGPAGSGAMFTAIGVVTVLAGLCCAGTDTALVWALPRRSGGRGGEAARLLPVALLPALLLAVAVAAAGVALSGLLAPMFFDAGTTGGEDLLRLAFAGLPFVVAMTVLLAAVRAVRPVAALVAVQYVLLPAARPALVLAAVAAGAGVAGAFAGWLAPVLLAGLVGAALLVRPLGLAAGAALRPVGQDWRTVWGFALPRAASAAIDASSMWLTVLLTAALAGQAEAGVIGAVGRYALAGLLVMQGLRVAVAPQLSRLLGQSRSAEAAMVYQRITSWTIALSWPGYLLLAIFAPGFLRLFGAGFTAGASAMGVLAAAMMVNSGTGIVQTLLLMSGRSGRHLLAAATGLVLQVGLALVLIPPYGALGAALAWAAGIVLENVIASVAARRVVGEPLLTGEVLRTAVAAAAGTAVVAGAGAAVAGRGPAGLFLTLGLVALLAAALLPHPGVRRRLRTTVPSRPGRALAMKRRTG is encoded by the coding sequence GTGAGCGGCGGGACGGCCGCCCCGGGCGTCGCCGCGACCGACGGCGAGCGGGAACTGCGCCGCAGTACCCGCAGCGGCGGGGTCGGGCTGCTCGGCGCGGCCGTCAACGGCCTGCTCGGTTTCGTGTTGACCGTGGTGATCGTCCGCGGGCTCGGACCGGCCGGCTCCGGCGCGATGTTCACTGCGATCGGCGTCGTCACCGTCCTGGCTGGGCTCTGTTGCGCGGGCACGGACACGGCGCTGGTCTGGGCCCTGCCGCGGCGCAGCGGCGGCCGGGGCGGCGAGGCGGCCCGGCTGCTGCCCGTCGCGCTGCTGCCCGCACTGCTGCTCGCCGTCGCCGTGGCGGCGGCCGGCGTCGCCCTGTCCGGGCTGCTCGCGCCGATGTTCTTCGACGCCGGCACGACCGGGGGAGAGGATCTGCTCCGGCTGGCCTTCGCCGGCCTGCCGTTCGTGGTGGCGATGACGGTGCTGCTCGCCGCCGTCCGCGCGGTCCGCCCGGTCGCGGCCTTGGTCGCCGTGCAGTACGTCCTGCTGCCCGCCGCCCGTCCGGCGTTGGTGCTGGCTGCGGTCGCCGCCGGCGCCGGGGTGGCCGGCGCGTTCGCCGGCTGGCTCGCCCCGGTGCTGCTGGCCGGGCTGGTCGGCGCCGCCCTGCTGGTCCGCCCGCTCGGCCTTGCCGCGGGCGCCGCGCTGCGCCCGGTCGGCCAGGACTGGCGCACGGTCTGGGGCTTCGCCCTGCCCCGGGCCGCGTCGGCGGCCATCGACGCCAGCAGCATGTGGCTCACCGTGCTGCTCACCGCCGCGCTCGCCGGCCAGGCCGAGGCCGGGGTCATCGGCGCCGTCGGCCGGTACGCCCTCGCGGGGCTGCTCGTGATGCAGGGTCTGCGGGTGGCCGTCGCCCCGCAACTGTCCCGGTTGCTCGGCCAGAGTCGCAGCGCCGAGGCGGCGATGGTCTACCAAAGGATCACCAGTTGGACCATCGCGCTGTCGTGGCCGGGGTACCTGCTGCTGGCGATCTTCGCCCCGGGTTTCCTGCGGCTGTTCGGCGCGGGGTTCACCGCCGGAGCGTCTGCCATGGGGGTCCTCGCGGCCGCCATGATGGTCAACTCCGGCACCGGCATCGTGCAGACGCTGCTGCTGATGAGCGGCCGCAGCGGACGGCACCTGCTCGCCGCCGCCACCGGCCTGGTGCTCCAGGTCGGGCTGGCCCTGGTGCTGATCCCACCGTACGGCGCGCTCGGCGCGGCGCTGGCCTGGGCGGCCGGCATCGTGCTGGAGAACGTGATCGCCTCGGTGGCCGCCCGCCGGGTGGTCGGCGAGCCGCTGCTCACGGGGGAGGTGCTGCGCACGGCGGTCGCCGCCGCGGCGGGCACCGCCGTCGTGGCCGGGGCCGGGGCGGCGGTCGCCGGTCGGGGGCCGGCCGGACTCTTTCTCACTCTCGGGCTGGTGGCGCTGCTCGCCGCCGCGCTGCTGCCGCACCCCGGGGTACGCCGACGGCTGCGCACCACGGTGCCCAGCCGGCCAGGGCGGGCACTGGCGATGAAGAGGAGGACCGGATGA
- a CDS encoding shikimate kinase: protein MSSRPVCVLVGAPGSGKTTVGLALADALGVAFRDTDADIEQLAGKPIPEIFVDEGEDHFRALERAAVAAGLASHSGVLALGGGAVLAEENRAALIGHTVVHLSVELPDAVKRVGLGAGRPLLALNPRATLKHLMEQRRPLYAEVATATVVTDGRTPEEIAGEVAALLATDGQAAR from the coding sequence ATGAGTAGCCGGCCGGTCTGCGTGCTGGTGGGGGCGCCCGGCTCCGGCAAGACGACGGTGGGGCTGGCGCTGGCCGACGCGCTCGGCGTGGCGTTCCGGGACACCGACGCCGACATCGAGCAGCTCGCCGGCAAGCCGATCCCGGAGATCTTCGTCGACGAGGGGGAGGACCACTTCCGCGCGCTGGAACGGGCGGCCGTGGCGGCCGGGTTGGCCTCGCATTCCGGGGTGCTCGCCCTCGGCGGCGGCGCCGTCCTCGCCGAGGAGAACCGCGCCGCGCTGATCGGGCACACCGTCGTGCACCTGTCGGTGGAGCTGCCCGACGCGGTGAAGCGGGTCGGCCTGGGTGCCGGCCGGCCGTTGCTGGCGCTCAACCCGCGGGCCACCCTCAAGCACCTGATGGAGCAGCGCCGCCCGCTCTACGCCGAGGTGGCGACCGCGACCGTGGTGACCGACGGGCGTACCCCGGAGGAGATCGCCGGCGAGGTCGCCGCCCTGCTCGCGACCGACGGACAGGCGGCTCGGTGA
- the efp gene encoding elongation factor P, which translates to MATTNDLKNGMVLNLDGELWAVVEFQHVKPGKGGAFVRTTLKNVLSGKVVDKTFNAGTKVDTATVDKRTMQYLYADGEDYVFMDLETFDQISVPGGTVGEAANYLLPEAEVTVATHESVPLYVELPTSVVLEITYTEPGLQGDRSTGGNKPATVETGATVQVPLFITTGEKIKVDTRDGRYLGRA; encoded by the coding sequence ATGGCCACCACCAACGACCTCAAGAACGGCATGGTACTCAACCTTGACGGCGAGCTCTGGGCTGTCGTCGAGTTCCAGCACGTCAAGCCCGGCAAGGGCGGTGCGTTCGTGCGTACCACGCTGAAGAACGTGCTGTCCGGCAAGGTGGTCGACAAGACCTTCAACGCGGGCACCAAGGTCGACACCGCGACCGTGGACAAGCGCACGATGCAGTACCTGTACGCCGACGGCGAGGACTACGTCTTCATGGATCTGGAGACGTTCGACCAGATCAGCGTGCCCGGCGGGACCGTCGGCGAGGCCGCCAACTACCTCCTCCCCGAGGCCGAGGTGACCGTCGCCACCCACGAGAGCGTGCCGCTCTACGTCGAGCTGCCGACCTCCGTCGTGCTGGAGATCACCTACACCGAGCCGGGTCTGCAGGGCGACCGGTCGACCGGCGGCAACAAGCCGGCCACCGTCGAGACCGGCGCGACCGTCCAGGTGCCGCTCTTCATCACCACCGGCGAGAAGATCAAGGTCGACACCCGCGACGGCCGTTACCTCGGCCGCGCCTGA
- the aroB gene encoding 3-dehydroquinate synthase, whose amino-acid sequence MDEVTRITVGGERPYDVLVGRNLLDPPPRLLPGAERVAFLHAPPLKGLAERIAEQVRAAGVAPLLIEVPDAEAGKHLDVAAACWDRLGEAGFTRTDAVVGVGGGAVTDLAGFVAACWLRGVRWVPVATSLLGMVDAAVGGKTGINTAVGKNLVGAFHPPAGVICDLATLDSLPPADLAAGLAEVVKCGFIADPVILDLVERDPAAALDPTGSVARELIERAIRVKADVVSGDLRESGVREVLNYGHTLAHAIEKVEGYRWRHGHAVAVGLVYAAALARLAGRLDASTAERHRAVLGLLGLPTTYRADAWQRLLATMRVDKKARGSVLRFVVLDGLARPAILEGPDDELLHAAYREISS is encoded by the coding sequence ATGGACGAGGTGACCCGGATCACGGTCGGCGGCGAGCGGCCGTACGACGTGCTCGTGGGACGCAACCTGCTCGACCCGCCGCCGCGACTGCTGCCCGGTGCGGAGCGGGTGGCCTTCCTGCACGCGCCCCCGCTGAAGGGCCTGGCCGAGCGGATCGCGGAGCAGGTGCGGGCGGCCGGCGTCGCCCCGCTGCTGATCGAGGTGCCGGACGCCGAGGCCGGCAAGCACCTCGACGTGGCCGCCGCCTGCTGGGACCGGCTCGGCGAGGCCGGCTTCACCCGTACCGACGCGGTGGTCGGGGTGGGTGGCGGCGCGGTCACCGACCTGGCCGGCTTCGTCGCGGCCTGCTGGCTGCGCGGGGTGCGCTGGGTGCCGGTGGCGACCTCCCTGCTCGGCATGGTCGACGCCGCCGTCGGCGGCAAGACCGGGATCAACACCGCGGTCGGCAAGAACCTGGTCGGTGCCTTCCATCCGCCGGCCGGGGTGATCTGCGACCTCGCCACCCTGGACAGCCTGCCCCCGGCCGACCTGGCCGCCGGGCTGGCCGAGGTGGTCAAGTGCGGCTTCATCGCCGACCCGGTCATCCTCGACCTGGTCGAGCGGGACCCGGCCGCCGCGCTCGACCCGACCGGGTCGGTGGCCCGGGAGCTGATCGAGCGGGCCATCCGGGTCAAGGCCGACGTGGTCTCCGGTGACCTCCGCGAGTCGGGGGTACGCGAGGTGCTCAACTACGGCCACACCCTGGCCCACGCGATCGAGAAGGTGGAGGGCTACCGCTGGCGGCACGGCCACGCCGTCGCGGTGGGCCTGGTCTACGCGGCCGCCCTGGCCCGGCTGGCGGGCCGGCTGGACGCGTCCACCGCCGAGCGGCACCGCGCCGTGCTGGGCCTGCTCGGTCTGCCCACCACCTACCGGGCCGACGCCTGGCAGCGCCTGCTGGCCACCATGCGAGTGGACAAGAAGGCCCGCGGCAGCGTGCTGCGCTTCGTGGTGCTGGACGGCCTGGCCCGCCCGGCGATCCTCGAGGGCCCGGACGACGAGCTGCTGCACGCCGCCTACCGGGAGATCAGCTCATGA